In Arachis stenosperma cultivar V10309 chromosome 1, arast.V10309.gnm1.PFL2, whole genome shotgun sequence, one DNA window encodes the following:
- the LOC130938896 gene encoding ABC transporter A family member 7-like: MFNPASFWTQANALLRKNLTYQKRDVKTNVRLVLFPVILVVLLYALQTAVDIVQSASLQDEKKTKAAACKGCVCVHDIGRHAKCPDSEKVCGPRFLGPEDANTCPVPYPPEWPPLLQLEVGDGLFSNDADRNVTMLFTGTDQFFGESLFGTMFPTELSINESDIMASLASVVLGTEFGLDLTVFVDPALSISSRILYRLQQDQCKVNSSFSFNFNEGDSKMIPDVKVNCTQAFTLWCKSFSDIWDELQLEDRDDDKIGYYKLHKNPISGGT, from the exons ATGTTCAACCCAGCTAGCTTCTGGACACAGGCTAACGCTCTTCTCCGCAAGAACTTAACTTACCAG AAACGCGATGTCAAGACCAACGTGAGGCTGGTGCTGTTCCCGGTGATCCTCGTCGTACTGCTCTACGCGCTCCAAACGGCGGTCGACATCGTGCAGAGCGCGTCGCTTCAAGACGAGAAGAAGACGAAGGCCGCCGCCTGCAAAGGCTGCGTCTGCGTTCACGACATCGGGCGCCATGCCAAGTGCCCGGACTCAGAGAAGGTGTGTGGGCCCCGATTCTTGGGCCCCGAGGATGCCAACACGTGTCCCGTACCCTACCCGCCGGAGTGGCCTCCCCTTTTGCAACTTGAAGTCGGCGACGGACTCTTCAGCAATGATGCCGACCGCAATGTCACCATGCTCTTCACTGGCACTGACCAATTTTTTGGAGAAA GTTTATTTGGAACTATGTTCCCAACTGAGTTGAGTATAAATGAGTCTGATATCATGGCTAGTTTGGCATCAGTTGTTCTG GGAACTGAATTTGGGTTGGATTTAACCGTTTTTGTGGACCCTGCGTTAAGTATTAGCTCTCGTATCCTTTATCGTCTACAACAAGATCAGTGTAAGGTGAACTCTAGTTTCTCCTTTAACTTCAACGAGGGAGACTCCAAAATGATCCCAG ATGTTAAGGTGAATTGTACTCAGGCTTTTACCTTATGGTGCAAGAGTTTTTCTGATATATGGGATGAGCTTCAACTTGAAGATCGTGATGATGATAAGATAGGTTATTACAAGTTACACAAGAATCCTATTAGTGGAGGTACTTAG